A region of the Pygocentrus nattereri isolate fPygNat1 chromosome 27, fPygNat1.pri, whole genome shotgun sequence genome:
GTAAGAATTCCTTACAGATGTATCTCCACAACTCAATTTCATAAGTCCATTACTATTACAGTatattctgtttaatttaaacTTGCACAACTTCAGCTGCCGTGTTAGTATAAAACCAATGCCCATTTCCAATGAGGGAAAAAACCAAGAGAAAAATAAGAGCTTTTTCACAGTGGACATTTTTACAAGAGTTGCATATTGTAATGGTTTACATATGGACACATATCTGTCGTAGGCCATAGCTGATAACAGCGTGAACTCTGAAGCTCCATATGTGTAAATAACAAAGGACTGAAATGTACAGGCCTCGTAAGAGATAACTTGCATTTCAGACAGAAAATCCTTCAGCAGTTTAGAGTAAAGAGCAACTGTTCCAACAAGAGCATTAAAAAGTAAagcagcaatgaaaatgtacatCGGCTCATGAAGACATTTGTTTGCATATATGACAGAAATGAcgaaaacattaacaaaaataataaataaatagaccaTGAGAGTAATCACAAAGTAAACATATCTGTATTTCTCCAACTCTATGTGCCCTTCTAGAGTTAAGTATGTAATATTAATTGAAGATTCCATGATTTTCCAATAAGTAGTTTATGAACCTCTAAGAACAGGTTTGTGGATTAGTCCTGATAGCGTTTACAAAATTATTACTGATGGTTCATCAGCTGCCATCaagaagaataataaaaatgaagatgttTTGTTGCTGTACAGTCATGCTGTAGTGAGGAAAACCGTGTCCATTTATACATTTCCAACTGGCAACATATTCCTCAGTGGTTCACTGACTAACTGACAAATTGCGAATTATGTTATGGGCATTCTCTGCACATGGCAAAAACCCATGCCCAGGAGGATGCGTTGTTGGAGGTCAAACACCACATAGTCCTACCAGTGTCCTAGTTGACATGCTCCATCCTGCCATTGGACTTTGTATGGAAGACAGAAAATAGGTTgcagattcaagattcaagagttttattgtcatatgtac
Encoded here:
- the LOC108438416 gene encoding olfactory receptor 10J4-like; the encoded protein is MESSINITYLTLEGHIELEKYRYVYFVITLMVYLFIIFVNVFVISVIYANKCLHEPMYIFIAALLFNALVGTVALYSKLLKDFLSEMQVISYEACTFQSFVIYTYGASEFTLLSAMAYDRYVSICKPLQYATLVKMSTVKKLLFFSWFFPSLEMGIGFILTRQLKLCKFKLNRIYCNSNGLMKLSCGDTSVRNSYGIFVLSVAVFPPTIFIAFSYVRILDVCLKNSKEFRRKALKTCMPHLLIFISVTITSCFEVINSRLEGNVPHIVSMIMSVEILVIPPLLNPIIYGLKLQEIWSRIKRMIWKRKTHMLDINHFS